In Micromonospora sp. WMMD980, the following are encoded in one genomic region:
- a CDS encoding TIGR03084 family metal-binding protein: MVDLTALLADLAAESEQLDALVAELPADGWERPTPAPGWTVSHQIAHLAWTDHVAHLAATDESAFFASVTAAPDPSRLVEDGTESFLAPPPALLARWRDGRSTLTAALAATPAGEKLPWYGTRMSPASMTTARIMETWAHGEDVADALGITRTPTARLRHVAHLGFRTLGHGFAAHGRAVPTDPVRVELTAPAGGEVWAFGPADAADRVTGPALDFCLLVTQRRHRADLAMVATGPVADEWLDVAQAFAGPPGDKREPAGVGDHRAHAGHRGTNGDRA; encoded by the coding sequence ATGGTCGACCTGACCGCCCTGCTCGCGGACCTGGCCGCCGAGTCCGAGCAGCTCGACGCGCTCGTCGCGGAGCTGCCGGCGGACGGATGGGAACGCCCGACACCCGCACCGGGCTGGACCGTCTCGCACCAGATCGCGCACCTGGCCTGGACCGACCACGTGGCGCACCTGGCCGCCACCGACGAGTCGGCGTTCTTCGCCTCGGTCACCGCCGCGCCGGACCCGTCCCGCCTGGTCGAGGACGGGACGGAGTCCTTCCTCGCCCCACCGCCCGCGTTGCTGGCCCGCTGGCGCGACGGCCGGTCCACGCTCACGGCGGCCCTCGCCGCCACCCCGGCCGGCGAGAAACTGCCCTGGTACGGGACGCGGATGTCGCCGGCCTCGATGACCACCGCCCGGATCATGGAAACCTGGGCACACGGCGAGGACGTCGCCGACGCGCTCGGCATCACCCGCACCCCGACCGCCCGCCTTCGACACGTCGCCCACCTCGGCTTCCGTACCCTCGGGCACGGTTTCGCCGCGCACGGCCGCGCGGTGCCCACGGACCCGGTCCGGGTCGAGCTGACCGCGCCCGCCGGCGGCGAGGTCTGGGCGTTCGGGCCGGCGGACGCGGCCGACCGGGTGACCGGGCCGGCGCTCGACTTCTGCCTGCTGGTCACCCAGCGCCGGCACCGCGCCGACCTGGCCATGGTCGCCACCGGACCGGTCGCCGACGAGTGGCTGGACGTGGCCCAGGCGTTCGCCGGCCCACCCGGCGACAAGCGCGAGCCGGCGGGCGTGGGTGACCATCGCGCGCATGCGGGTCACCGGGGCACGAACGGGGATCGGGCATGA
- the nth gene encoding endonuclease III, with protein sequence MTTRSPETDLGRTRRARRIGRVLTETHPDAHCELDHSDALELAVATILSAQCTDKKVNEVTPKLFARYRTAADYAGADRGELEKLIRPTGFYRNKTSSLINLGRALCERYDGEVPGRLADLVTLPGIGRKTANVILGNAFDVPGITVDTHFQRLVQRWQLTAETDPVKIEHAIGALFPKRDWTMLSHRVIFHGRRVCHARKPACGACTLAKLCPAYGTGPTEPVASAKLLKGPRARDLAAAVGLDPDLVPQQAAGADAP encoded by the coding sequence GTGACCACGCGCTCCCCCGAGACCGACCTCGGCCGTACGCGTCGGGCCCGCCGCATCGGGCGGGTGCTGACCGAGACCCACCCCGACGCGCACTGTGAACTCGACCACTCCGACGCGTTGGAGTTGGCGGTCGCCACGATCCTGTCCGCCCAGTGCACCGACAAGAAGGTCAACGAGGTCACGCCGAAGCTGTTCGCGCGCTACCGCACCGCCGCCGACTACGCCGGGGCGGACCGCGGCGAGCTGGAGAAGCTGATCCGGCCCACCGGTTTCTACCGCAACAAGACCAGCTCGCTGATCAACCTGGGTCGCGCGCTCTGCGAGCGCTACGACGGCGAGGTGCCCGGCCGGCTGGCCGACCTGGTCACCCTGCCGGGCATCGGGCGCAAGACCGCCAACGTCATCCTCGGCAACGCCTTCGACGTCCCGGGCATCACCGTCGACACCCACTTCCAGCGACTGGTGCAGCGCTGGCAGTTGACCGCCGAGACCGACCCGGTCAAGATCGAGCACGCGATCGGCGCGCTCTTCCCGAAGCGCGACTGGACGATGCTCTCGCACCGGGTCATCTTCCACGGCCGCCGGGTCTGTCACGCCCGCAAGCCGGCCTGCGGCGCCTGCACGCTGGCGAAGCTCTGCCCCGCATACGGCACCGGGCCGACCGAACCGGTCGCGTCGGCGAAGCTGCTGAAGGGCCCCCGCGCCCGGGATCTCGCGGCGGCCGTCGGCCTCGACCCCGACCTGGTGCCGCAGCAGGCGGCCGGGGCGGACGCGCCGTGA
- a CDS encoding glycosyltransferase yields MGRRYRILLVSSSGGVLLDLLALRPWWERHDPVWVAVPAPDTEVALAGQRVHWRPELSTRTRLRVLPATWRALRLLRRERPDVVVSAGTGVAVGVFLAARLLRVPSLWLETFNMTGPAGAAAGLCSRLAAAVLVQRPALLASRPRAVFVGELY; encoded by the coding sequence ATGGGCCGGCGATACCGGATACTCCTCGTTTCCAGCAGCGGTGGCGTCCTGCTCGACCTGCTCGCCCTGCGCCCCTGGTGGGAACGGCACGACCCGGTCTGGGTGGCGGTGCCCGCCCCCGACACCGAGGTGGCGCTGGCCGGGCAGCGGGTGCACTGGCGGCCCGAGCTGTCGACCCGCACCCGACTGCGGGTGCTGCCGGCGACCTGGCGGGCGCTGCGGCTGCTGCGCCGGGAGCGACCCGACGTGGTGGTGTCGGCCGGCACCGGGGTGGCCGTCGGCGTCTTCCTCGCCGCCCGCCTGCTCCGGGTGCCGTCGCTCTGGCTGGAGACGTTCAACATGACCGGGCCCGCCGGCGCCGCCGCCGGGCTCTGTTCCCGACTCGCCGCCGCCGTGCTGGTGCAGCGTCCCGCGCTGCTGGCCTCCCGTCCCCGCGCGGTGTTCGTCGGGGAGCTCTACTGA
- a CDS encoding aminotransferase class I/II-fold pyridoxal phosphate-dependent enzyme, which yields MDDFVLVGGSGFLGTATAGALLAAGARVTTVDRHPPAETDTAAGLDWIRADLLTDDPPELPPGIVVVLLGASEPRPRRPWTLPLDNAVSTARLLPRLAGRRVVLTSSVEVYGAVAGPLAEDTAPELPWTLDEIDDWCVLVRELARTPCPPWRAAPPARAMADADPTGRWTYAMAKLAQERLVAGAVDPDRLTVLRLANVIGAGQHRVATRLIRRARQGLPLPVTADAVRSFLPAAALARMLLDGIGPGVWNVGGKAVPLADLATWIRDLCGSSAPLLTTPRRLPDSSGQVVTDRLTTAGHRIDPLRPHLAALVAEVDHDRTPLFRPPLPVVVPPPPTHPELVAARQQEALASGEVKHGNRWTRELTERLGKELELDDEHRVLVTASGTAALRIMVAATVGPARPGDVAVLPSYTFPATAEILVQLGYALRFVDVDAATWTLDPAAVATAIAGGGVRVVLCVDTFGNPCDYPALRAVCDPAGVVLLADSAAALGSLHQGRPVAQQALAHSYSMSFAKVVSAGGAGGALVLPAGAAEAVLDAPAGWTRSELMNELHAVVAVDQLAELDTLVRHRGEVAEVYAEAARTLPVEIQRVRPGDRHCWVHWVARLADRDRVAAELAALGVRTKPYFAALHRGPLGGGERLPVTERLDIEALALPMSSELTVGQAERVVAALRRCLG from the coding sequence ATGGATGATTTCGTGCTGGTCGGCGGCTCCGGTTTCCTGGGCACCGCGACCGCTGGGGCGCTGCTGGCCGCCGGCGCGCGGGTGACCACGGTGGACCGCCATCCGCCCGCCGAGACCGACACCGCCGCCGGGCTCGACTGGATCCGGGCGGACCTGCTCACCGACGACCCGCCCGAGCTGCCGCCCGGCATCGTCGTGGTGCTGCTCGGCGCGAGCGAGCCGCGCCCCCGTCGGCCCTGGACGCTGCCGCTCGACAACGCCGTCAGCACCGCCCGGCTGCTGCCCCGGCTGGCCGGCCGCCGGGTGGTGCTCACCTCGTCGGTCGAGGTCTACGGCGCGGTGGCCGGTCCGCTGGCCGAGGACACCGCGCCCGAGCTGCCGTGGACCCTCGACGAGATCGACGACTGGTGCGTGCTCGTCCGCGAGCTGGCCCGGACCCCCTGCCCGCCCTGGCGGGCCGCCCCACCCGCCCGCGCCATGGCCGACGCCGACCCCACCGGCCGCTGGACGTACGCGATGGCGAAGCTCGCCCAGGAGCGGCTCGTCGCCGGCGCCGTCGACCCCGACCGGCTGACCGTGCTCCGCCTCGCCAACGTGATCGGCGCGGGACAGCACCGGGTCGCCACCAGGCTGATCCGCCGGGCCCGGCAGGGGCTGCCGCTGCCGGTCACCGCGGACGCCGTACGCAGCTTCCTGCCCGCCGCCGCGCTCGCCCGGATGCTGCTCGACGGCATCGGCCCCGGCGTCTGGAACGTCGGCGGGAAGGCGGTGCCGCTGGCCGACCTCGCCACCTGGATCCGGGACCTGTGCGGCTCGTCGGCACCACTGCTGACCACGCCCCGCCGGCTGCCGGACAGCTCCGGTCAGGTGGTCACCGACCGGCTGACCACCGCCGGCCACCGGATCGACCCGCTCCGCCCGCACCTGGCGGCGCTGGTCGCCGAGGTGGACCACGACCGGACGCCGTTGTTCCGGCCGCCGCTGCCGGTCGTCGTGCCGCCCCCGCCGACCCACCCCGAGCTGGTCGCCGCCCGCCAGCAGGAGGCGCTGGCGAGCGGCGAGGTCAAACACGGCAACCGCTGGACGCGGGAGCTGACCGAACGGCTGGGCAAGGAGCTGGAACTCGACGACGAGCACCGGGTGCTGGTCACCGCGTCCGGCACCGCCGCACTGCGGATCATGGTGGCCGCCACCGTCGGTCCGGCCCGACCCGGCGACGTGGCGGTGCTGCCCTCGTACACCTTTCCCGCCACCGCGGAGATCCTGGTCCAGCTCGGTTACGCGCTGCGCTTCGTCGACGTGGACGCCGCGACCTGGACGCTGGACCCGGCGGCCGTCGCCACCGCGATCGCCGGCGGCGGCGTACGGGTGGTGCTCTGCGTCGACACCTTCGGCAACCCGTGCGACTATCCGGCCCTGCGGGCGGTCTGCGACCCCGCCGGGGTGGTGCTGCTGGCCGACTCCGCAGCCGCCCTCGGCAGCCTGCACCAGGGGCGGCCGGTGGCCCAGCAGGCGCTGGCCCACTCGTACTCGATGAGCTTCGCCAAGGTGGTCTCGGCCGGTGGGGCCGGCGGTGCCCTGGTGCTGCCCGCCGGCGCCGCCGAGGCGGTACTCGACGCGCCGGCCGGCTGGACCCGCTCCGAGCTGATGAACGAACTGCACGCCGTGGTCGCCGTCGACCAGCTCGCGGAGCTGGACACGCTGGTCCGCCACCGGGGCGAGGTGGCCGAGGTGTACGCCGAGGCCGCCCGCACCCTGCCGGTCGAGATCCAGCGGGTCCGCCCCGGGGACCGGCACTGCTGGGTGCACTGGGTGGCCCGGCTCGCCGACCGGGATCGGGTGGCGGCGGAGCTCGCGGCCCTCGGGGTGCGGACCAAGCCCTACTTCGCGGCGCTCCACCGTGGCCCGCTGGGCGGCGGCGAGCGGCTGCCGGTGACCGAACGGCTGGACATCGAGGCGCTGGCGCTGCCCATGTCGTCGGAACTCACCGTGGGACAGGCGGAACGAGTCGTCGCCGCGCTGCGCCGCTGCCTGGGCTGA
- a CDS encoding CapA family protein → MYAPARSLSRSRRAAGPRPAGPGPRRAVPGRPATAPGSRLAALVALVVVLLVAGCSDSGGADDPLWQTGQGGGSTGSAEPATGDQPAAPDGTTEASISLTATGDVIMGNAPNRLPPNGGKGFFDDVKSALKGDLVMGNLEEPLTEDTGAGKCGPNPKNCYQFRAPPGYAAHLRSAGFQLLNQANNHGNDYGQQGYENTQSALEAHGLKHTGAPGEITVVDVKGVTVAVVGFSSYPWSNSLVDLDAAKQVIEMAKGMAKLVVVQVHMGAEGAEKTRVKPGTETYVGENRGDPMRFARTVIDAGADLVIGHGPHVLRGMEFYQGRLIAYSLGNFAGGGKSLNSSGRLGWGGVLKVSLTADGRFAGGTFTSTAMNGVGRPSVDRQDRGLGLVREVTRADFPDTGAKIDASGKISAPKGG, encoded by the coding sequence ATGTACGCTCCCGCCCGCTCTCTGTCCCGTTCCCGCCGCGCCGCCGGCCCGCGCCCGGCCGGTCCCGGCCCGCGCCGTGCCGTTCCCGGTCGGCCGGCCACCGCCCCCGGCTCGCGCCTCGCCGCGCTGGTCGCGCTCGTCGTCGTCCTGCTCGTCGCCGGCTGTTCCGACTCCGGCGGCGCGGACGACCCGCTCTGGCAGACCGGGCAGGGCGGGGGTTCGACCGGCTCGGCCGAACCCGCGACGGGTGACCAGCCGGCGGCCCCCGACGGGACGACCGAGGCGTCGATCTCCCTCACCGCGACCGGTGACGTGATCATGGGGAACGCGCCCAACCGGCTGCCGCCCAACGGCGGCAAGGGCTTCTTCGACGACGTGAAGTCCGCGCTCAAGGGCGATCTGGTGATGGGAAACCTGGAGGAGCCGCTCACCGAGGACACCGGGGCCGGGAAGTGCGGCCCGAACCCGAAGAACTGCTACCAGTTCCGGGCGCCGCCCGGCTACGCGGCCCACCTGCGCTCGGCCGGGTTCCAACTGCTCAACCAGGCCAACAACCACGGCAACGACTACGGTCAGCAGGGCTACGAGAACACCCAGTCGGCGCTGGAGGCGCACGGGCTCAAGCACACCGGCGCGCCCGGTGAGATCACCGTGGTCGACGTCAAGGGCGTCACGGTGGCGGTGGTCGGCTTCTCGTCGTACCCCTGGTCGAACAGCCTGGTCGACCTCGACGCCGCCAAGCAGGTCATCGAGATGGCCAAGGGGATGGCCAAGCTCGTGGTGGTGCAGGTGCACATGGGTGCCGAGGGTGCCGAGAAGACCAGGGTCAAGCCGGGCACCGAGACCTACGTCGGCGAGAACCGGGGCGACCCGATGCGTTTCGCCCGCACCGTGATCGACGCCGGCGCCGACCTGGTGATCGGGCACGGCCCGCACGTGCTGCGCGGCATGGAGTTCTACCAGGGGCGGCTGATCGCCTACAGCCTGGGCAACTTCGCGGGCGGCGGGAAGTCGCTGAACAGTTCCGGCCGGCTCGGCTGGGGCGGCGTGCTCAAGGTGTCGCTCACCGCCGACGGCCGCTTCGCCGGCGGCACGTTCACCTCGACCGCGATGAACGGCGTCGGCCGTCCGTCGGTCGATCGGCAGGATCGCGGCCTCGGGCTGGTCCGCGAGGTGACCCGGGCCGACTTCCCGGACACCGGCGCGAAGATCGACGCGTCCGGGAAGATCAGCGCGCCGAAGGGTGGCTGA
- a CDS encoding class I SAM-dependent methyltransferase, translated as MSRADEATRRSGTPFATHPLRRYAFAWSALAGRTGRHLDLGCGPGDFLGALHEHGTVTCAGADPHPGYLAGLAARHPGLPLHRLRVGAPLPFADGSFDSVSLLDVLEHVPDEAASLAEAHRVLVPGGLLVLTVPRRHVFSFLDPDNAKFDFPRLHRRIYSWRFGAEVWRRRFADLSDDLRGDMSVGRDRHTNYRTADLLRLLRAAGFAPTTVTGANLFWRCLQIPALLTGGPVRRLLERGIHLDGRLFRSANLFVLARRCP; from the coding sequence ATGAGCCGCGCCGACGAGGCGACCCGCCGGTCGGGCACGCCGTTCGCCACCCACCCGCTGCGGCGCTACGCGTTCGCCTGGTCGGCGTTGGCCGGCCGCACCGGCCGGCACCTCGACCTGGGCTGCGGTCCGGGCGACTTCCTCGGCGCGCTGCACGAGCACGGCACCGTGACCTGCGCGGGCGCCGACCCGCACCCGGGCTACCTGGCCGGGCTGGCCGCCCGCCACCCGGGCCTGCCGCTGCACCGGCTCCGGGTCGGCGCGCCGCTGCCGTTCGCCGACGGCAGCTTCGACTCGGTCAGCCTGCTCGACGTGCTGGAGCACGTGCCCGACGAGGCCGCGTCGCTCGCCGAGGCGCACCGGGTGCTCGTCCCCGGTGGTCTGCTGGTGCTCACCGTGCCGCGCCGGCACGTCTTCAGCTTCCTCGACCCCGACAACGCGAAGTTCGACTTCCCCCGGCTGCACCGCCGGATCTACTCGTGGCGCTTCGGTGCCGAGGTGTGGCGCCGCCGGTTCGCCGACCTCTCCGACGACCTGCGCGGGGACATGTCGGTCGGCCGGGACCGGCACACCAACTACCGCACCGCGGACCTGCTCCGGCTGCTGCGCGCCGCGGGTTTCGCACCGACCACGGTGACCGGCGCCAACCTGTTCTGGCGGTGCTTGCAGATCCCGGCGCTGCTCACCGGCGGGCCGGTACGCCGCCTGCTGGAACGCGGGATCCACCTCGACGGCCGGCTGTTCCGCTCGGCCAACCTCTTCGTCCTCGCCCGGAGGTGCCCGTGA
- a CDS encoding CoA pyrophosphatase, translated as MTRQPPGWFDPLLGRLGTARAEDFTRLTTPETGGRESAVLVLLGEEPGAGPDVLVLQRAATLRNHAGQPAFPGGAADPEDADARATALREANEEVGLDPGSVTVLAELPRLWIPVSDFVVTPVLAWWHDPHPVHPREPAEVAHVARLPVAELVDPDNRMRVRHSSGWIGPAFSARGMLVWGFTAGVIDTLLEMAGWARPWPRSRVVELPPVAAPAPSAGTDAADESPVR; from the coding sequence GTGACCCGACAGCCCCCGGGATGGTTCGACCCGCTGCTGGGCCGGCTCGGCACCGCGCGGGCGGAGGACTTCACCCGGCTCACCACGCCGGAGACCGGCGGCCGGGAGAGCGCCGTGCTGGTGCTGCTCGGTGAGGAGCCCGGCGCCGGGCCGGACGTGCTGGTCCTCCAGCGCGCCGCGACGCTGCGCAACCACGCCGGTCAGCCGGCCTTCCCCGGCGGCGCCGCCGACCCGGAGGACGCCGACGCCCGGGCCACCGCGCTGCGCGAGGCGAACGAGGAGGTCGGTCTCGACCCCGGCTCCGTCACCGTGCTGGCCGAGCTGCCCCGACTCTGGATCCCGGTCAGCGACTTCGTGGTCACCCCGGTGCTCGCCTGGTGGCACGACCCGCACCCGGTGCACCCGCGCGAGCCGGCCGAGGTCGCGCACGTCGCCCGGCTGCCGGTCGCCGAACTGGTCGACCCGGACAACCGGATGCGGGTCCGCCACTCCAGCGGTTGGATCGGGCCGGCCTTCTCGGCCCGCGGCATGCTGGTCTGGGGCTTCACCGCCGGCGTGATCGACACGCTGCTGGAGATGGCCGGCTGGGCCCGGCCCTGGCCGCGCTCGCGGGTGGTGGAGCTGCCGCCCGTCGCCGCCCCGGCACCGTCGGCCGGCACGGACGCCGCCGACGAGAGTCCGGTGCGATGA
- a CDS encoding radical SAM protein encodes MADTARLAWFFGRLAVKERVAPRLHVRPLVAELFLTDNCNLRCTSCGCWTTNTKGELSTEEWRDVLRQLVALRIHKVNFTGGEPLIRPDAPALMAYARDVGVRHLHLNTNGIRLTPPVLTEVLAAGVRSFNVSVDGPTALVHDRIRGRLGAFETTTRHLRNLVAERDRLGLKVRMNFTVMRDNVDGLPGIAALAQELGVALYLNLVTDRTFLFRTDAVTGQTDVSGDRLDAALAELEVMARADRRWLPRYSELRYLRGHFDDLVQRDLPCAESQLKLMVHSRGEVGGCWAHDPTASVRQRPIAEIVDAPEYRAEHARLFRKECVGCGSNYSLNLRWRPGTYLADRQWRRGRRSLV; translated from the coding sequence GTGGCCGACACCGCTCGGCTGGCGTGGTTCTTCGGCCGGCTCGCGGTCAAGGAGCGGGTGGCGCCCCGGCTGCATGTCCGGCCGCTGGTCGCCGAGCTGTTCCTCACCGACAACTGCAACCTGCGCTGCACGAGCTGCGGCTGTTGGACGACCAACACGAAGGGTGAGCTGTCCACCGAGGAGTGGCGGGACGTGCTGCGCCAACTCGTCGCGCTGCGCATCCACAAGGTGAACTTCACCGGCGGTGAGCCGTTGATCCGGCCGGACGCGCCAGCGCTGATGGCGTACGCCCGCGACGTCGGCGTGCGCCACCTGCACCTGAACACCAACGGCATCCGGCTCACCCCGCCCGTCCTGACCGAGGTGCTCGCCGCCGGCGTACGCAGCTTCAACGTCTCGGTCGACGGCCCGACGGCGCTGGTGCACGACCGGATCCGGGGCCGGCTCGGCGCGTTCGAGACGACGACCCGGCACCTGCGCAACCTGGTCGCGGAGCGCGACCGGCTCGGCCTGAAGGTGCGGATGAACTTCACCGTGATGCGCGACAACGTGGACGGCCTGCCCGGCATCGCGGCGCTGGCCCAGGAGCTGGGTGTGGCGCTCTACCTCAACCTGGTCACCGACCGGACGTTCCTGTTCCGCACCGACGCGGTCACCGGGCAGACCGACGTGTCCGGCGACCGGCTCGACGCCGCGCTGGCCGAGCTGGAGGTGATGGCCCGGGCCGACCGGCGGTGGCTGCCGCGCTATTCCGAATTGCGCTACCTGCGCGGGCACTTCGACGACCTGGTGCAGCGCGACCTGCCCTGCGCCGAGTCGCAGCTCAAGCTGATGGTGCACTCCCGGGGCGAGGTCGGCGGCTGCTGGGCGCACGATCCGACCGCCTCGGTGCGGCAGCGCCCGATCGCCGAGATCGTCGACGCCCCGGAATACCGCGCCGAGCACGCGAGGCTGTTCCGCAAGGAGTGCGTCGGCTGCGGCAGCAACTACAGCCTCAACCTGCGGTGGCGACCGGGCACCTATCTGGCCGACCGGCAGTGGCGGCGCGGGCGGCGCAGCCTTGTCTGA
- a CDS encoding class I SAM-dependent methyltransferase — protein MRPSQPLYDALAPGYEEHFAVPHRRAYDDLAWERVRELLPPDAPVVDAGCGVGRWARRLLDLGHPVTGVEQAPGMVAELRRRPPGRGFTLVEGSMTEVTLPATAGAVLAMGSLQYTADPEAAVRHLAGWLRPGGVLAVLVDSLVGLVLELVGAGRDDEAVDRLSRRRGVWRSDGHAADLHLLDRARLEAAFAAAGLVQVRSAGLLVSAGPLGRAGLADRLAADRGGLLALERRLGDDPVLADAGKQLLVTGHRAPT, from the coding sequence ATGCGCCCGAGCCAGCCGCTGTACGACGCGCTGGCCCCCGGCTACGAGGAGCACTTCGCGGTGCCGCACCGGCGTGCCTACGACGACCTGGCGTGGGAGCGGGTGCGCGAGCTGCTGCCGCCGGACGCCCCGGTGGTGGACGCCGGCTGCGGCGTGGGCCGGTGGGCCCGGCGACTGCTCGACCTGGGCCATCCGGTGACCGGCGTCGAGCAGGCCCCGGGGATGGTCGCCGAGCTGCGCCGCCGCCCGCCGGGCCGGGGCTTCACCCTGGTCGAGGGCTCGATGACCGAGGTGACGCTGCCCGCCACGGCCGGCGCGGTGCTGGCGATGGGCTCGCTGCAGTACACCGCCGATCCCGAGGCCGCGGTCCGGCACCTGGCCGGCTGGCTGCGGCCGGGCGGGGTGCTGGCGGTGCTCGTCGACTCGCTGGTGGGGCTGGTGCTGGAGCTGGTCGGCGCCGGCCGGGACGACGAGGCGGTGGACCGGTTGTCCCGCCGCCGGGGCGTCTGGCGGTCCGACGGGCACGCGGCCGATCTGCACCTGCTGGACCGCGCCCGGCTGGAGGCCGCGTTCGCCGCCGCCGGGCTGGTCCAGGTGCGCAGCGCCGGGCTGCTGGTCAGCGCCGGCCCGCTGGGTCGGGCGGGGTTGGCCGATCGGCTCGCCGCCGACCGGGGCGGGCTGCTGGCTCTGGAGCGCCGGCTGGGCGACGACCCGGTCCTCGCCGACGCCGGCAAGCAGCTGTTGGTGACCGGTCACCGCGCCCCGACCTGA
- a CDS encoding Crp/Fnr family transcriptional regulator — protein sequence MDEVLARSGIFQGVDPEAAEALAKEMETIDVRKGEVVFNEGEPGDSLYILLSGKIKVGRRAADGRQNLIAVMGPSDMVGELSLFDPGPRTATATAVTDTRLVRLRKQALRPWLNNRPEIAEQLLRVLARRLRRTNDSLADLIFTDVPGRVAKNLLQMAGRFGTRDGGVLRVTHDLTQEEIAQLVGASRETVNKALADFASRGWLRLDGKSIIILDPERLARRARV from the coding sequence ATGGACGAGGTACTGGCCCGCAGCGGGATCTTCCAGGGTGTCGACCCGGAGGCTGCCGAGGCGCTCGCCAAGGAGATGGAGACGATCGACGTCCGCAAGGGCGAGGTCGTCTTCAACGAGGGCGAGCCCGGCGACAGTCTCTACATCCTCCTGTCCGGCAAGATCAAGGTGGGTCGCCGGGCTGCGGACGGCCGGCAGAACCTGATCGCCGTGATGGGCCCGTCGGACATGGTCGGCGAGTTGTCGCTGTTCGACCCCGGCCCGCGGACGGCGACCGCCACCGCGGTCACCGACACCCGGCTGGTCCGGCTGCGCAAGCAGGCCCTGCGGCCATGGCTCAACAACCGCCCCGAGATCGCCGAGCAGTTGCTCCGGGTGCTGGCCCGCAGGCTGCGCCGGACGAACGACTCGCTCGCCGACCTGATCTTCACCGACGTGCCGGGCCGGGTCGCCAAGAACCTGCTCCAGATGGCCGGCCGGTTCGGCACCCGCGACGGCGGCGTGCTGCGGGTGACCCACGACCTCACCCAGGAGGAGATCGCCCAGCTCGTCGGCGCCTCGCGGGAGACCGTCAACAAGGCGCTCGCCGACTTCGCCTCCCGCGGCTGGCTGCGCCTGGACGGCAAGAGCATCATCATCCTCGACCCGGAGCGCCTGGCCCGCCGCGCGCGCGTCTGA
- a CDS encoding TlpA disulfide reductase family protein, producing MTRRLAHLLVPLALLAAGCTATAEEPAGPPPATRAERPSPFADCAPLTVAPTSAAPAPAGAAGGPLPDLTLSCFTGGPPVKLRDVKGPAVINVWASWCPPCRKELPAFQRLSERADGRFQVIGVNSRDSRGGAQSIGEDFGIGFPMLVDQGDAFERALERSAFPLTVLVGTDGRIRHIEGTGALDDARLAKLVQAHLGVRV from the coding sequence GTGACCCGCCGGCTCGCCCACCTGCTCGTCCCGCTGGCGCTGCTGGCGGCGGGTTGCACGGCCACGGCCGAGGAGCCGGCCGGCCCGCCGCCCGCCACCCGCGCGGAACGCCCCTCGCCGTTCGCCGACTGCGCCCCGCTGACCGTGGCGCCCACCTCGGCCGCGCCCGCCCCGGCCGGCGCCGCCGGCGGTCCGCTGCCCGACCTGACCCTGAGCTGCTTCACCGGTGGCCCGCCGGTCAAGCTGCGCGACGTCAAGGGCCCGGCGGTGATCAACGTGTGGGCCTCCTGGTGCCCGCCCTGCCGCAAGGAGCTGCCCGCCTTCCAGCGACTCAGCGAACGGGCGGACGGCCGCTTCCAGGTGATCGGCGTGAACAGCCGGGACAGCCGCGGCGGCGCGCAGTCCATCGGCGAGGACTTCGGCATCGGTTTCCCGATGCTCGTCGACCAGGGCGACGCGTTCGAGCGTGCGCTCGAACGCAGCGCGTTCCCGCTGACCGTCCTGGTCGGCACCGACGGCCGGATCCGGCACATCGAGGGCACCGGCGCCCTCGACGACGCCCGCCTGGCGAAGCTCGTGCAGGCCCACCTCGGGGTGCGGGTGTGA
- a CDS encoding adenosylcobinamide amidohydrolase: protein MLSEPTLTSRYETGWNIPLLCWRAETPLLAVGSAPLGGGIGVRRWVLNATVPMSYDRDDPAAHLAELAHGLDLTGPGVGLLTGVDVAEVVRRTDQGVRVWATVGLGTPVWAAAPAPAPPAQRVGTVNLVVHVPARFGDAALVNAVATATEAKAQAIWELGLPATGTATDAVTVLCPADGEPAAYGGPRSAWGAPLARAVHAAVRAGGAGTVVPWSDRRAR, encoded by the coding sequence GTGCTGAGCGAGCCGACCCTGACCAGCCGATACGAAACCGGGTGGAACATCCCGTTGCTGTGCTGGCGGGCCGAGACGCCACTGCTGGCGGTCGGCTCCGCCCCGCTGGGCGGGGGGATCGGCGTCCGCCGGTGGGTGCTGAACGCGACAGTGCCGATGTCGTACGACCGGGACGACCCCGCCGCCCACCTGGCCGAACTGGCCCACGGTCTCGACCTGACCGGGCCCGGGGTCGGGCTGCTGACCGGGGTGGACGTGGCCGAGGTGGTGCGCCGGACCGACCAGGGCGTGCGGGTCTGGGCGACCGTCGGCCTGGGCACCCCGGTGTGGGCCGCCGCGCCCGCGCCCGCGCCGCCCGCCCAGCGCGTCGGCACGGTCAACCTCGTGGTGCACGTGCCGGCCCGCTTCGGTGACGCGGCACTGGTCAACGCGGTCGCCACGGCCACCGAGGCGAAGGCGCAGGCGATCTGGGAACTGGGACTGCCGGCCACCGGCACCGCCACCGACGCGGTCACCGTGCTCTGCCCGGCCGACGGCGAGCCGGCCGCGTACGGCGGCCCGCGCTCCGCCTGGGGAGCCCCGCTGGCCCGCGCCGTGCACGCCGCCGTCCGGGCCGGGGGCGCCGGCACCGTCGTCCCCTGGTCCGACCGGCGGGCCCGCTGA